The following proteins are encoded in a genomic region of Chryseobacterium cucumeris:
- a CDS encoding TIGR04139 family peptide modification target, with protein sequence MKKLNGMKSGFSSTENKKLQRKDLKSILGGDGYKYVETDCGSTCYDKETWKDGTLISTLKIDTSLN encoded by the coding sequence ATGAAAAAATTAAATGGAATGAAGAGTGGCTTCTCTTCTACAGAAAACAAGAAATTACAAAGAAAGGATCTAAAATCTATTTTAGGTGGAGATGGTTATAAATATGTAGAAACAGATTGTGGTTCTACATGTTATGATAAAGAAACATGGAAAGATGGGACTCTTATCAGTACTTTAAAAATAGATACCAGCCTTAATTAG
- a CDS encoding DUF4303 domain-containing protein gives MDFEILKQQIEDAARKAFLEVYEKHGAEGIYSFALYSDEGAMTVCPAANTLKAMENTDDEDALYYKYEPAEWTYEMEGADKEFDEICTQLRAELTKHDDDGHWFEGFQTKLYSTCIEVLEKLKNENFFTKITGKDIFLIFTVSDYEFEKEELKDLIVRLNDNKYKSEYLNWMAAWGN, from the coding sequence ATGGATTTTGAAATTTTGAAACAGCAAATTGAAGACGCTGCAAGGAAAGCTTTTTTAGAAGTGTATGAAAAGCATGGAGCAGAAGGTATTTACAGTTTTGCTTTGTACAGCGATGAGGGAGCAATGACGGTTTGCCCTGCTGCCAATACATTGAAAGCAATGGAGAATACAGATGACGAAGATGCTCTTTATTATAAATATGAACCGGCAGAATGGACCTACGAAATGGAAGGAGCCGATAAAGAATTTGATGAGATCTGTACCCAATTGAGAGCAGAGCTTACTAAACATGACGACGATGGTCATTGGTTTGAAGGTTTTCAGACGAAGTTGTATTCCACCTGTATTGAAGTGCTGGAGAAACTTAAAAATGAAAACTTTTTCACAAAGATCACAGGCAAAGATATTTTCCTGATTTTCACGGTCTCAGACTATGAGTTTGAGAAGGAAGAGCTAAAAGATCTTATCGTCAGACTTAACGATAATAAATACAAAAGTGAATATCTGAACTGGATGGCTGCCTGGGGCAATTAA
- a CDS encoding helix-turn-helix transcriptional regulator, with protein MKLKYLLLYCILFICPLYPAQNTFIDGLKNQLNEDHISTAEKFRIYNELTEYYRVSDQYSTAEKYVQQQLDLAKKENDYAEEVKALSQKGVIKLNQSEYDKIPPILDAANAIVQKSQNKTAELYATYLNIYYRNALGELENTIRLVQKVLPTVEKQPSEILLNAKLNYLLYGIYTEWNDADNATRYAKKSIELAEKAGNKNLLSSTYSALAVCYSFQYEKSGNSKDLKPVIEMCKKAVGLYHQFPGHVSAHVHAMALLNLTNYYLSYPVMTPEIREEIQNNAHEILTLTQHTTLNQSMQAGALGVLSNLASRDQNDALSEQYLLKAEQILLTQQPVYYHVMINVVKNLAELYAKQKNYRKAYEYETKVTEYSNLLFDEGQAETAKRLEAQYQSQKKESELRSLTEKTASLKKEKLLYIILGIIGLIGAFFMFRSYHFKLRYSIERENKLDTEKHEAEMQVKLQEEEQARLRAEQELLTLQQQKLQSEVLASQLHIQHKNEVLQQLQTQLSDTDINIHQVVKGENRVDNDFEKIRFTIQELHPDFFKNINEKAKQKLTALDLKYCAYLYLGMDTKQIANLLNVEPKSVRMTKYRLKKKFGLDENTALESFFQGVFSE; from the coding sequence ATGAAATTAAAGTACTTACTTTTATACTGTATACTTTTTATCTGCCCATTATATCCCGCACAGAATACATTTATTGATGGTCTTAAGAACCAGTTGAATGAAGATCATATTTCTACTGCAGAAAAATTCAGAATTTACAATGAACTTACCGAATATTACAGAGTCAGCGATCAATATTCTACAGCTGAAAAATATGTTCAGCAGCAACTTGATCTTGCTAAAAAAGAAAATGATTATGCTGAAGAAGTAAAAGCTCTCAGTCAAAAAGGAGTCATTAAGCTTAATCAGTCTGAATATGATAAGATTCCTCCTATTCTGGATGCTGCGAATGCAATTGTTCAAAAGAGTCAAAATAAAACTGCGGAACTATATGCCACTTATCTGAATATCTACTACAGAAATGCACTTGGCGAACTTGAAAATACAATCAGGCTTGTTCAGAAAGTTCTTCCCACCGTTGAAAAACAACCTTCTGAAATCTTATTAAACGCAAAGCTCAATTATCTTCTCTATGGAATCTATACAGAATGGAACGATGCTGACAATGCCACCAGATATGCCAAGAAATCCATAGAGCTTGCTGAAAAGGCGGGAAACAAAAATTTACTCAGCTCTACCTATTCGGCGCTGGCTGTCTGCTACTCCTTTCAATATGAGAAAAGCGGGAACTCAAAAGATCTGAAACCCGTCATTGAGATGTGTAAGAAAGCTGTTGGCCTGTACCATCAATTTCCCGGTCATGTCTCAGCCCATGTACATGCAATGGCCTTACTGAATCTTACAAACTATTATCTGAGCTATCCGGTTATGACTCCCGAAATCCGTGAGGAAATTCAGAATAACGCCCACGAAATCCTGACCCTTACCCAGCATACGACTCTTAATCAGAGTATGCAGGCAGGTGCACTTGGTGTTTTGAGCAATCTTGCATCACGGGATCAGAATGATGCTTTATCAGAGCAGTATCTTCTGAAAGCTGAACAGATTCTGCTTACCCAGCAGCCGGTTTATTATCACGTGATGATCAATGTGGTAAAAAATCTTGCAGAGCTTTATGCAAAACAGAAAAATTACCGGAAAGCTTATGAGTACGAGACAAAAGTAACAGAATACAGCAATCTTCTCTTTGATGAAGGCCAGGCTGAAACTGCAAAAAGGTTGGAAGCTCAGTATCAATCGCAGAAAAAAGAATCTGAACTCAGATCTCTCACCGAAAAAACGGCCAGTCTGAAAAAGGAAAAACTTCTTTATATTATACTGGGAATCATAGGATTGATTGGAGCCTTCTTTATGTTCCGTTCTTATCATTTTAAACTGCGGTATTCTATAGAAAGGGAAAATAAGCTTGATACAGAAAAGCATGAAGCAGAAATGCAGGTCAAACTTCAGGAGGAAGAGCAGGCCCGATTAAGGGCAGAACAGGAACTACTTACCCTTCAGCAGCAAAAACTTCAAAGTGAGGTACTGGCGAGCCAGCTTCATATTCAGCATAAGAATGAGGTTCTGCAGCAGCTTCAGACCCAGCTTTCCGATACGGATATTAATATTCATCAGGTGGTAAAAGGAGAAAATCGGGTTGACAATGATTTTGAAAAAATCAGATTCACCATTCAGGAACTGCATCCTGATTTCTTCAAAAATATCAATGAAAAAGCTAAACAAAAGCTTACTGCTCTGGATTTGAAATACTGTGCTTACCTCTATCTGGGAATGGACACCAAACAAATTGCCAACCTCCTCAATGTAGAACCCAAAAGTGTAAGAATGACCAAATACCGGTTGAAGAAAAAGTTCGGACTCGACGAGAATACTGCTTTAGAATCTTTTTTCCAGGGGGTGTTTTCTGAGTAA
- a CDS encoding Lrp/AsnC family transcriptional regulator — MNYQLDEIDKKILDFLVENTRMPFTEIAKQMDVSAGTIHVRVKKMEDAGIILGSSLNIDYGKLDYHFTAFIGILLTKSNRTQEVLKELSTIPNVIEASVISGKYNIFCKVRAKNTDDAKRIIYQIDDIQDVMRTESMISMEEFLSDKNRLINAISV, encoded by the coding sequence ATGAACTATCAACTGGACGAAATAGACAAGAAGATTCTTGATTTCTTAGTAGAAAACACAAGAATGCCTTTTACTGAAATTGCAAAGCAGATGGATGTTTCTGCTGGAACAATTCACGTAAGAGTGAAAAAGATGGAAGATGCAGGTATTATTTTGGGATCATCTCTTAACATCGATTATGGTAAGCTGGATTATCACTTTACAGCTTTCATAGGTATCCTTTTGACAAAATCAAACCGTACTCAGGAAGTATTGAAAGAATTGTCAACTATTCCTAACGTAATCGAGGCTAGCGTTATTTCAGGAAAATATAATATTTTCTGTAAAGTAAGAGCTAAGAATACTGATGATGCCAAAAGAATTATTTACCAGATCGACGACATTCAGGATGTAATGAGAACTGAAAGTATGATCTCTATGGAGGAATTCTTAAGTGACAAAAACAGACTGATCAACGCAATCTCTGTGTAA
- a CDS encoding DUF4870 domain-containing protein: MDNKTLSIVSYITLFGWLISFFIGKEKSNSLLKYHLKQSLGLILFSIFLSIILNIVLMVTKIGILGILGLIPLVLMIIGIINAANNVEKPLPLIGKMFEDKFSFIR; the protein is encoded by the coding sequence ATGGACAACAAAACCTTATCAATTGTTTCTTACATTACGCTTTTCGGATGGCTGATATCCTTCTTTATCGGAAAAGAAAAGTCGAACAGCCTTTTAAAATACCATCTGAAACAATCATTGGGATTAATTCTTTTTTCTATTTTTTTATCTATCATTCTCAATATTGTATTGATGGTTACTAAAATCGGAATTCTGGGAATATTGGGTTTGATTCCTTTGGTGTTGATGATTATCGGGATTATTAATGCAGCCAACAATGTTGAAAAACCTTTACCGTTGATCGGAAAAATGTTTGAAGATAAGTTTTCTTTCATTAGATAA
- the gwsG gene encoding grasp-with-spasm system ATP-grasp peptide maturase has translation MILIISQNNEITTTEVIKWLQKLDKSFIRVHEDEIFDIKIQEKRIYLESPRNCFFIDEISSVWYRRGRLKFNRLYYKNEAINLHMNEYQHWLEDYVIKVLESKKHINKQSNCDINKLLVLEEAQKAGLDVPSYFLADNTDHVTLNKTIIKTIGGNPRMESILKDSSGMMYTTVVQENENKNFLITFFQEKIEKNFEIRSFYLNGKVWSTAIFSQNDNQTKIDFRKYNDEKPNRKVPYNLPKNIEQKIHLLMQSLDLNSGSLDFIKNDGKYYFLEVNPVGQFLGISVICNYLLEKEIADYL, from the coding sequence TTGATACTGATCATTTCTCAAAATAACGAGATAACCACTACAGAAGTCATTAAATGGCTACAAAAATTGGATAAAAGCTTTATCCGGGTGCATGAAGATGAAATTTTTGATATTAAAATCCAAGAAAAACGGATTTATCTAGAAAGCCCGAGAAATTGTTTTTTTATTGATGAAATTAGCAGTGTATGGTATAGAAGAGGTAGACTGAAGTTTAACCGCCTGTACTATAAAAATGAAGCGATTAACCTCCATATGAATGAATATCAACACTGGCTGGAAGATTATGTAATAAAGGTTTTAGAGTCAAAAAAACATATTAATAAACAAAGCAATTGTGATATCAATAAACTTCTTGTGCTTGAAGAGGCCCAAAAGGCTGGATTAGATGTTCCGTCTTATTTTCTGGCTGACAACACAGATCATGTTACTTTAAATAAAACAATCATCAAAACCATTGGTGGCAACCCAAGAATGGAAAGCATACTCAAGGATTCCAGTGGGATGATGTATACAACAGTTGTTCAAGAAAATGAAAATAAAAATTTTTTAATCACTTTTTTTCAGGAAAAAATCGAAAAAAACTTCGAGATCAGAAGCTTTTATCTAAATGGTAAAGTTTGGTCTACAGCCATCTTTTCGCAAAATGATAACCAAACTAAAATTGACTTTAGGAAATACAATGATGAAAAACCCAATAGAAAAGTACCTTATAATCTTCCGAAAAATATTGAGCAAAAAATACATCTGTTAATGCAGTCATTAGATCTTAATTCCGGTTCTCTTGATTTCATCAAAAATGATGGTAAATACTATTTTTTAGAAGTCAATCCAGTAGGCCAGTTTTTGGGAATATCAGTAATATGTAATTATTTATTGGAAAAAGAAATAGCTGATTATTTATGA
- the gwsS gene encoding grasp-with-spasm system SPASM domain peptide maturase encodes MNYFSLFANILITKGATRILISDLQRNISELYPLELYEIIEELKNKSVEDTMTSYDEESKVIIQEYIHLLLEKEYGFITENDWDRNFPPLSFEHHEPSAITNLFIEMDDIGIIKKIFPSIENLGIKHLVIYSSKPLPLKDCIEIDEIFKTSVLSGIEIFSPFHQEVNLSFIQALQKNTVRIYSLIFYNCPESPFKAKDEYRFSLNLLKDDLKISACGKVELKYFNTNITKVIEAVNHNSCLHKKIGIDRKGNIKNCPLMNESFGNIHKYSLEEAINQPDFRKYWDLTKDQIEICKDCEFRYVCTDCRAYTENTLKNKKGLNISKPLKCGYNPYTGVWDDWSKNPLKQEIFNSLVLR; translated from the coding sequence ATGAACTATTTCAGCCTATTTGCCAACATCCTTATCACCAAAGGAGCCACCAGAATTCTCATTTCAGATCTACAGAGAAATATATCAGAACTGTATCCGTTGGAGTTGTATGAAATTATAGAAGAGCTGAAAAACAAATCCGTTGAAGATACAATGACAAGTTATGATGAAGAATCCAAAGTAATTATTCAGGAATACATCCATCTTCTGTTGGAAAAAGAATATGGATTTATTACAGAGAATGACTGGGATAGAAATTTTCCTCCCCTTTCTTTTGAACATCATGAGCCCAGCGCTATCACCAATCTCTTTATTGAAATGGACGATATCGGGATCATAAAGAAGATATTTCCGTCAATAGAAAACCTTGGGATTAAGCATTTGGTTATTTACAGCTCAAAACCTTTACCCTTAAAAGATTGTATAGAAATTGATGAAATTTTTAAAACCTCAGTGTTATCAGGAATAGAAATTTTCTCACCGTTTCACCAGGAAGTCAACCTCTCTTTTATACAGGCTCTTCAAAAAAATACGGTCAGAATATACAGTCTTATTTTTTACAATTGTCCGGAGTCTCCTTTCAAAGCTAAAGATGAATATAGATTCTCACTGAATTTGCTGAAAGATGATCTGAAAATATCTGCCTGTGGAAAAGTGGAACTGAAATACTTCAACACGAATATTACTAAAGTTATAGAAGCAGTGAACCACAATTCCTGCCTGCATAAAAAGATAGGCATTGATAGAAAAGGTAATATTAAAAACTGTCCACTGATGAATGAAAGCTTTGGAAACATCCATAAATACAGTCTTGAAGAAGCTATCAATCAACCTGATTTCAGAAAATACTGGGATCTTACTAAAGACCAAATTGAAATATGCAAAGACTGTGAGTTCCGTTATGTCTGCACAGACTGCAGGGCATATACGGAAAACACATTAAAAAACAAAAAAGGCCTGAATATATCAAAACCTCTGAAATGCGGCTATAATCCTTATACGGGCGTTTGGGATGACTGGTCAAAAAACCCTTTAAAACAAGAAATTTTTAATTCCCTGGTACTCAGATAA
- a CDS encoding translocation/assembly module TamB yields MAKLENNNENENKKSVAENLGDQVQKTVENVEGKVRETVKEASELASDAIHHPVETAEEFGKQAVKDVTSYTWWAKLLLILFWLGIFLVGGVLIAINLPVTKRWAADQALKLVNNDFKSDFSTESVDVNYFGDVTIKGLKVKDYKGFDFITAREFRADSDWISLAVNAISGSSNSLSFNSLALVNADVKVITYKGDSISNFVRFVELFDNGKKRDPKKPPFQLNSRIQIIDSKVSIVNENSPGEQGKWLTATKFNLKAPNVKVNGPNVSALINNMSFVTSRWGKSHFVDTFSTELSLTKQFLSLKDLTLNTDHTLLQGDIKFNLHDGSWADFADKVRWDMNIKQGSQLSGYDISYFVTNWDNIKPFNLSGVMTGPLNKFHLENFLIRNPDVNIATKTMKVDNLLKGNFAIETKDLSTDFTYKDLKAMMPSFISKKMKNFADDFGKLKYNGTAKVNPEQIYVDNGNLMTGIGQAKISKLTLTGYSTAMPKYSGYLDVKDLNTSVITKNKSVGLISGKFDLNGQSFDVNTMRLTTKSQIASIEIMDKTINNLYLDGLLDHKKYNGLITVNDEQAKATVKGLIDFSTSRIAMDVNADVTYLNMNYFTNKPGTQVVSGQVEGKMAMSSINDLTLDVNANNLHFASATQKYNIPNARLKTFVEAGGRVIDVDAPGAATGKISGKYNLADLAGMVENGVGKILVGPPPRKLYRGQNFALKFDVQQGLVNYFLPELRLPQGALVEGEYDGNSNNLILNLDAASLKYIMTKEEEITDADQALASSNPDYKINDRKNLSRDSAMVDSVKVRINTGDLNQQLYAKINRVIYNKNVIKDFELKGNNENGNTLHLATVFKHGSPDDELNEKLKEYAINVDQSTDAAGDYVFRFEPTEVKFNEVTWAIDTSPELNHSITYRKKTGDFDIRNLRVYSDKSALFIKEAQFKSAKDFYVDADINDFAVEKLLEMQSGGNTMDIKGLANGSVKIKMDKSTLQPLVDLNIDDIKMNGDDMGDISISATNGFSLNVYDIDVKVHSAGVLGNNSLNLTGTVNNNTSSPIIDLTAEMRDFDLAFTQQFVQTIFGNLRGKATGDLKINGKLNNLDYSGDIALKDFGLKLLFTGVDYSFDDTVIQLSKGLAILNNIEVHDGRTNSKGNISGAIQFETLSSMGVSLVMRADNLLMLNTTQKDFDLFWGRVYGQGDLYVDGPVSGLSITTPNMKALNGSTFTFNSSSTSNVEEFKMLRFLKEGKDGLITLEEKKKTGANMNIDFNLAVDKGTTVNVLVGDDVGNITVKGSADPLRFHMNRQGNIAMSGTYKVDNGTFVSKAILNKTFQIERNSSIRWDGDAMKPMLDINANYIRMVSNAGEYLSMGKLQPISILLQAHITQSLVDPQIDLNVTAMDVSSQVRETLAAKMSQEGEKVLQFGSVLLLSTFNVSNTGGFDVNVGNVAESSGYNILLKQLGSVLNTMSNEFQIDLNYVKGDQNSNYGDRANAGVSVALSPRVNIKTGLGIPLSKTDGAQNNYLSTEGSVEYDLSKKNDGSLVIRAYSKPTNIGMVSTNGSANQAYGGGVVWSKSFNSLFKKKKKDKKTSDAKGEIKTDSIKSNGK; encoded by the coding sequence ATGGCAAAGTTAGAGAATAATAACGAGAATGAGAATAAAAAATCAGTAGCTGAAAACCTAGGGGATCAGGTACAGAAAACTGTTGAAAATGTAGAGGGAAAAGTAAGGGAAACAGTAAAAGAAGCCTCTGAGCTTGCTTCGGATGCGATACATCATCCTGTAGAAACAGCTGAAGAATTTGGGAAACAGGCTGTAAAGGATGTTACCAGCTATACCTGGTGGGCAAAACTGCTCCTGATTCTCTTTTGGCTGGGTATTTTCCTTGTAGGTGGAGTCCTTATTGCCATCAACCTTCCGGTAACAAAAAGATGGGCTGCTGATCAGGCTCTGAAGCTTGTTAATAACGATTTTAAATCTGATTTTTCTACAGAAAGTGTAGATGTAAATTACTTCGGTGATGTAACCATTAAAGGCTTAAAAGTAAAAGATTATAAAGGTTTTGATTTTATTACAGCCCGTGAGTTTCGCGCAGATTCAGACTGGATATCTCTGGCAGTAAATGCCATCTCAGGAAGCAGCAATTCTCTAAGTTTTAACTCTCTGGCTCTTGTGAATGCCGATGTAAAGGTGATTACTTATAAAGGAGACAGTATATCCAATTTTGTAAGGTTTGTAGAACTCTTTGACAATGGTAAGAAAAGAGATCCCAAGAAACCTCCTTTTCAACTGAATTCCAGAATTCAGATTATTGATTCTAAGGTTTCCATCGTTAATGAAAATTCTCCCGGAGAACAGGGAAAATGGCTTACCGCAACAAAATTCAATTTAAAAGCACCGAACGTAAAAGTCAACGGACCGAATGTTTCGGCGTTGATTAATAATATGTCATTTGTAACTTCAAGGTGGGGAAAATCTCACTTTGTGGATACCTTTTCAACAGAACTTTCTCTAACGAAGCAGTTTTTGTCGTTAAAAGACCTTACCCTGAATACGGATCATACCTTACTTCAGGGAGATATCAAATTTAATCTTCACGACGGATCCTGGGCAGATTTTGCAGACAAAGTACGCTGGGATATGAATATTAAACAGGGAAGCCAGCTAAGCGGATATGATATCAGTTATTTTGTAACCAACTGGGATAATATCAAACCCTTCAATCTTTCCGGGGTAATGACAGGGCCATTGAATAAATTCCACCTGGAGAACTTTCTGATCAGAAATCCTGACGTCAATATTGCTACCAAAACGATGAAGGTTGACAATCTGCTGAAAGGAAATTTTGCTATTGAAACAAAAGATCTTTCAACAGATTTTACGTACAAGGATTTAAAAGCCATGATGCCTTCATTCATCTCCAAAAAGATGAAGAACTTTGCAGATGATTTCGGAAAACTGAAATATAACGGAACCGCAAAAGTGAATCCTGAGCAAATTTATGTGGATAATGGTAATTTAATGACAGGAATCGGGCAGGCGAAAATTTCGAAACTTACTCTGACAGGCTACAGCACTGCAATGCCAAAATATTCCGGTTATCTTGATGTAAAAGATCTCAATACCTCAGTCATCACTAAGAATAAATCGGTAGGCTTAATTTCCGGTAAATTTGATCTTAACGGACAAAGTTTTGACGTCAATACCATGCGTCTGACTACGAAATCTCAGATTGCCAGTATTGAAATTATGGATAAAACGATCAATAATCTGTATCTGGATGGTTTATTGGATCATAAAAAATATAACGGACTCATCACTGTTAATGATGAGCAGGCTAAAGCTACGGTCAAAGGATTGATCGATTTCAGTACTTCAAGAATCGCTATGGACGTTAATGCAGACGTTACTTACCTGAACATGAATTACTTTACCAACAAGCCCGGCACTCAGGTGGTAAGTGGTCAGGTTGAAGGGAAAATGGCCATGTCTTCTATCAACGATCTTACTTTAGATGTGAATGCCAATAACCTTCACTTTGCTTCAGCTACTCAAAAATATAATATTCCGAATGCCAGGTTAAAAACGTTTGTTGAAGCAGGAGGTCGTGTCATTGATGTAGATGCTCCGGGAGCAGCGACAGGTAAAATCTCAGGAAAATATAACCTTGCAGATCTTGCAGGAATGGTAGAAAATGGAGTAGGGAAAATATTGGTGGGACCGCCGCCAAGAAAATTATACCGTGGACAGAATTTTGCGTTGAAGTTTGATGTCCAGCAGGGCCTTGTTAATTATTTCTTACCCGAATTGAGATTACCACAGGGAGCTCTTGTAGAAGGGGAATATGATGGGAATTCCAACAACCTGATCCTGAATCTTGATGCGGCATCTTTAAAATATATAATGACCAAGGAAGAGGAGATTACAGATGCTGATCAGGCGCTGGCATCTTCAAATCCTGATTATAAAATTAATGACCGAAAAAATCTCAGCAGAGACAGTGCAATGGTGGATAGTGTTAAAGTGAGAATTAACACAGGTGACCTTAACCAGCAATTGTATGCTAAGATCAACAGGGTCATTTATAATAAAAATGTAATTAAAGATTTTGAGCTTAAAGGGAATAATGAAAATGGAAATACACTTCATTTAGCAACCGTGTTCAAGCATGGAAGTCCTGATGATGAGCTTAACGAAAAGCTTAAGGAATATGCAATCAATGTAGATCAGTCCACGGATGCAGCTGGTGATTATGTATTCAGGTTTGAACCTACCGAGGTAAAATTCAATGAAGTTACCTGGGCTATAGATACAAGTCCTGAACTGAATCACTCTATTACCTACAGAAAGAAAACCGGAGATTTTGATATCAGGAATCTGAGGGTATATTCCGATAAAAGTGCTTTGTTTATTAAGGAAGCCCAGTTTAAGTCAGCAAAAGACTTTTACGTAGATGCAGACATCAACGATTTTGCGGTAGAGAAGCTTCTTGAAATGCAGTCCGGAGGAAATACTATGGATATTAAAGGTCTTGCCAACGGAAGCGTTAAGATCAAAATGGATAAAAGTACACTTCAGCCGCTGGTAGATCTTAACATTGATGATATTAAGATGAATGGTGATGATATGGGGGATATCTCTATTTCTGCCACCAATGGATTCTCGCTGAATGTGTATGATATTGATGTGAAAGTTCACTCTGCCGGCGTACTTGGAAACAACAGCCTTAACCTTACAGGAACGGTTAATAATAATACTTCTTCTCCGATTATTGATCTTACTGCGGAAATGCGTGATTTTGACCTGGCATTTACGCAGCAGTTTGTGCAGACTATTTTCGGAAACCTTCGCGGAAAGGCAACAGGGGATCTTAAAATCAATGGAAAGCTTAACAATCTTGATTATAGCGGAGATATTGCATTAAAAGATTTTGGATTAAAACTATTGTTTACCGGGGTAGATTATTCTTTTGATGATACTGTGATTCAGCTTTCCAAAGGACTTGCTATCCTCAATAATATTGAAGTACACGACGGAAGAACCAATTCCAAAGGGAATATCTCCGGAGCGATTCAGTTTGAAACCCTTTCTTCCATGGGGGTATCTCTTGTAATGAGAGCAGACAACCTGTTGATGCTGAATACCACGCAAAAAGATTTTGACCTTTTCTGGGGAAGAGTTTACGGACAGGGAGATCTGTACGTGGACGGACCTGTATCAGGATTAAGTATAACCACTCCTAATATGAAGGCGCTTAACGGAAGTACCTTTACCTTTAATTCCAGCTCAACGTCCAATGTAGAAGAATTTAAAATGCTGAGGTTCCTGAAAGAAGGAAAAGATGGTCTGATTACACTTGAAGAAAAGAAGAAAACAGGAGCCAATATGAATATTGACTTCAATCTGGCGGTAGATAAAGGAACCACCGTAAATGTACTGGTAGGAGACGATGTGGGAAATATTACGGTAAAAGGATCAGCTGATCCGTTGAGGTTCCATATGAACAGACAGGGGAATATTGCGATGAGCGGTACCTATAAAGTAGATAACGGAACATTTGTCTCTAAGGCCATTCTTAATAAAACATTCCAGATCGAAAGAAACAGCAGTATAAGGTGGGATGGTGATGCGATGAAACCAATGCTGGATATTAATGCCAACTACATCAGAATGGTTTCCAATGCGGGAGAATATCTTAGTATGGGGAAACTGCAGCCTATCAGTATTCTGCTGCAGGCCCATATCACCCAGTCGTTGGTAGACCCCCAGATTGATCTTAATGTGACGGCAATGGATGTATCCAGCCAGGTAAGAGAAACACTAGCTGCGAAAATGAGCCAGGAAGGAGAGAAGGTTCTCCAGTTCGGATCTGTATTGCTATTGAGTACCTTTAACGTATCCAATACAGGTGGATTCGATGTAAATGTAGGAAATGTAGCGGAATCCTCAGGATATAATATACTTCTGAAGCAGTTGGGATCTGTTCTTAATACGATGAGTAACGAATTTCAGATTGACCTTAATTATGTGAAAGGAGATCAGAACTCAAATTATGGAGACAGAGCCAATGCGGGAGTAAGTGTAGCCCTTTCCCCGAGAGTCAATATCAAGACCGGTTTAGGTATTCCTTTATCAAAAACGGATGGTGCACAAAACAATTATCTTTCCACGGAAGGATCTGTAGAATATGATCTGTCTAAAAAGAATGATGGCTCATTGGTGATACGTGCGTATTCCAAGCCTACAAACATCGGAATGGTGAGTACAAACGGTTCTGCTAATCAAGCTTATGGCGGAGGGGTAGTGTGGAGTAAAAGCTTCAATTCTTTGTTTAAAAAGAAGAAAAAAGACAAAAAAACTTCAGACGCAAAAGGTGAAATAAAAACAGATTCTATAAAATCGAATGGTAAATAA